Proteins encoded by one window of Paenibacillus sp. DCT19:
- a CDS encoding DUF6713 family protein, giving the protein MPDLLLILFLFNLSLFLLHEMDAIRRSEWRLFIVLKDMEDDKAYKYFTWIHLPMYTIILGLLFSSYQSITFWVLDIFFIIHTVLHFFFEKHPRNEFKNSFSRSIIYFMGLGASIHLIWLALQ; this is encoded by the coding sequence ATGCCCGATCTGTTATTGATCTTATTTTTATTCAATCTCTCCCTATTTCTTCTACATGAAATGGATGCCATTAGGCGATCCGAATGGAGACTATTTATCGTATTAAAAGATATGGAAGACGATAAAGCCTATAAGTATTTCACTTGGATTCACCTGCCGATGTACACGATCATCCTTGGGCTTCTATTTAGTTCATATCAGAGCATTACCTTCTGGGTACTGGATATCTTTTTCATCATACATACCGTGTTACACTTCTTCTTCGAAAAGCATCCGCGCAATGAATTCAAAAATAGTTTCTCCAGATCCATTATCTACTTCATGGGACTGGGCGCATCCATTCACTTGATATGGTTAGCACTTCAGTAA
- the gnpA gene encoding 1,3-beta-galactosyl-N-acetylhexosamine phosphorylase — MSKTTKGSFTLPGESGYEALTLELAERWGADVIRDSDGTKLSDEIINAGYGIYSTICIIRDHNEWASRNLDKLQQCFLITNPKVAVQNYISIYLMEDFFAEQFKVNDSKEAFKYWQVYDRTTGEEVPREQWNYERESGNVVLTGIVPWHKYTVSFLAYRIWEEISMYNHTTNHWDKEHLMQIDPIYTETQTYLLDWMEKWCVQHPETTVVRFTSLFYNFAWIWGSDERNRHLFSDWGSYDFTVSSRALDLFAQKYGYSLTAEDFVNGGKYRVSHVPAEQRKLDWMAFINDFVIEFGKQLIDIVHRHDKLAYVFFDDSWVGMEPYNDRFEEFGFDGMIKCVFSGYEARMCSEVKVDTHEIRLHPYLFPVGLGGLPTFKEGGDPTLDAKKYWINIRRALLRESIDRIGLGGYLHLVEPYPDFVAYIEKIADEFREMKELHQAGKPYQLKTKVAILHSWGKLRSWTLSGHFHETYMHDLIHINEALSGLPVDVQFINFEDIRQGALEHCDVLINAGSAGYAWSGGEHWNDHTCVELLTQWVYEGGTFIGVNQPSAVPGYDHFFRMAHVLGVDEDTGARVVHGKWSYTVKDEHQLVPEGATIKGKHNIYLTDGSATVVKDQDGDITLSTHDFGKGKGIYLPSFEFTWANTRLLLNLIRLAGHEPSEPKYISDNWYTECAYYPESKILVVINNSDQAQSTTIDTEYGQQTFTLEPYDTVITNIGVMKSV; from the coding sequence TTGTCCAAAACAACGAAAGGCTCTTTTACATTACCGGGCGAATCCGGTTATGAGGCGCTCACGCTGGAACTTGCTGAGCGCTGGGGTGCCGATGTCATTCGTGACAGTGATGGTACGAAGTTGTCTGATGAGATCATTAATGCCGGGTACGGTATCTACTCGACCATTTGCATTATTCGGGATCACAACGAGTGGGCATCTCGTAATCTAGATAAGCTGCAACAGTGTTTTTTAATTACGAATCCAAAGGTGGCTGTCCAAAATTATATTTCCATCTACCTGATGGAGGACTTTTTTGCTGAACAGTTCAAGGTCAATGACTCCAAAGAGGCCTTTAAGTATTGGCAGGTGTATGACCGAACGACGGGTGAGGAAGTGCCAAGAGAGCAGTGGAACTATGAGCGGGAGTCTGGGAATGTTGTTCTAACGGGCATTGTTCCTTGGCATAAATATACCGTTAGTTTCTTGGCTTATCGGATCTGGGAAGAGATCTCCATGTATAATCACACCACCAATCATTGGGACAAAGAGCATCTCATGCAGATTGACCCGATCTATACAGAGACGCAAACCTACCTTCTGGATTGGATGGAAAAGTGGTGTGTCCAGCATCCGGAAACAACGGTTGTGCGATTTACGTCCCTGTTCTATAACTTTGCCTGGATCTGGGGTAGTGATGAGCGTAATCGCCATTTGTTCTCAGACTGGGGTTCATACGATTTTACCGTAAGCTCCAGAGCGCTGGATCTGTTTGCCCAGAAGTACGGGTATTCCTTGACGGCAGAGGACTTTGTGAACGGCGGGAAATATCGGGTTAGCCACGTTCCAGCAGAGCAACGCAAATTAGACTGGATGGCATTCATTAATGATTTTGTCATTGAGTTCGGGAAGCAGCTAATAGACATTGTGCACAGGCATGACAAGTTAGCCTATGTATTTTTCGATGATAGCTGGGTAGGGATGGAACCCTACAACGATCGTTTTGAAGAGTTTGGATTCGATGGCATGATCAAATGTGTATTCTCCGGTTATGAGGCGCGGATGTGCTCCGAGGTCAAGGTGGATACGCATGAGATACGATTGCATCCATACCTGTTTCCAGTGGGATTAGGTGGACTGCCTACATTTAAAGAAGGCGGAGACCCTACACTGGACGCGAAAAAATATTGGATTAACATCCGGCGTGCGCTGTTAAGAGAGTCGATTGATCGAATCGGACTGGGAGGATACTTACATCTGGTCGAGCCTTATCCTGACTTTGTGGCGTATATTGAGAAGATTGCCGATGAATTCAGAGAGATGAAAGAGCTGCATCAGGCTGGCAAGCCTTATCAATTGAAGACTAAGGTAGCTATTCTGCATAGCTGGGGCAAATTAAGATCATGGACGTTGTCTGGGCATTTCCACGAAACGTATATGCATGATTTGATTCATATCAATGAGGCGTTGTCCGGATTGCCGGTTGATGTGCAGTTTATTAATTTTGAGGATATCCGTCAGGGAGCCCTTGAACATTGTGATGTCTTGATTAATGCAGGATCAGCGGGCTATGCCTGGAGTGGTGGAGAACACTGGAATGACCACACCTGTGTGGAGCTTCTGACTCAATGGGTGTATGAAGGGGGAACCTTCATTGGTGTGAATCAGCCTTCGGCGGTTCCGGGCTATGATCACTTTTTCAGAATGGCGCATGTGCTAGGCGTCGATGAGGATACCGGCGCGAGAGTGGTTCATGGCAAATGGTCGTACACCGTGAAGGATGAGCATCAATTAGTTCCTGAGGGAGCGACTATAAAAGGTAAACATAACATTTATCTTACCGATGGATCAGCAACCGTGGTCAAGGATCAAGACGGCGACATTACGCTATCTACGCATGATTTTGGCAAAGGAAAAGGAATTTATCTGCCTTCATTCGAATTCACCTGGGCAAACACAAGATTATTGCTGAACTTAATTCGTTTAGCAGGTCATGAGCCGAGTGAGCCAAAATACATTTCAGATAATTGGTATACGGAGTGCGCCTATTATCCAGAAAGTAAAATACTAGTTGTGATCAACAATAGTGATCAAGCACAATCCACGACGATTGATACGGAGTATGGGCAACAAACGTTCACACTCGAGCCGTATGATACGGTGATCACGAATATTGGTGTAATGAAGTCCGTATAG
- a CDS encoding alpha/beta hydrolase fold domain-containing protein, producing MSVNIYPNKRSVMSYLFEKYIGLLDTKKNLSSRENTMKHLEHMGQQNTKPYQLGKVKLTSTIIESSFEGMQVFTLNDQHSTNQNVILYIHGGAHTHQPLSFHWRFMDRLAQALNAKVIAPIYPKVPHFNYQHTYPRLLNLYREMIKSVKTTSQLTIMGDSAGGNISLSFAHYIKMNSLPQPKDIILLSPCVDMVLDNPVIFDYETRDPMLALEGYDVIRRIWAADKPLDDPLISPIYGDFEGLSKISIFIGTHEGLFPDNMKLDKMLTDQGIEHSTFVYPKMNHVFVLYPIPEAKDAQRKIIDIIRRQG from the coding sequence ATGAGTGTAAATATATATCCTAACAAACGCTCTGTCATGAGCTATCTCTTTGAGAAATACATCGGCTTATTAGATACCAAGAAAAATCTATCCTCACGGGAAAACACGATGAAACATCTTGAGCACATGGGTCAGCAGAATACCAAACCCTATCAGCTAGGGAAGGTTAAACTAACGTCTACCATAATCGAAAGCTCTTTTGAAGGTATGCAGGTATTCACCTTGAATGATCAGCATTCCACTAACCAAAACGTTATTCTCTATATCCATGGAGGTGCGCATACCCATCAGCCTTTATCCTTTCACTGGCGATTTATGGATCGCTTGGCACAAGCGCTGAATGCCAAAGTGATCGCTCCAATCTATCCCAAAGTACCTCATTTTAATTATCAGCATACGTATCCGAGGCTCTTAAATCTGTACCGAGAAATGATTAAATCCGTAAAAACCACCTCTCAACTCACCATCATGGGAGATTCAGCAGGAGGCAATATTTCACTTAGCTTCGCTCATTACATCAAGATGAATTCTCTACCACAACCCAAAGATATCATTTTGTTATCGCCATGCGTTGATATGGTACTGGACAACCCGGTCATCTTCGATTACGAAACCAGAGATCCGATGCTGGCCTTGGAAGGATATGATGTGATTCGACGGATTTGGGCAGCCGATAAACCTTTAGACGATCCACTCATCAGCCCGATCTACGGTGATTTTGAAGGGCTCAGCAAGATTAGTATCTTTATTGGAACCCATGAAGGTCTATTTCCCGATAACATGAAGCTTGATAAAATGCTTACAGACCAAGGCATTGAGCACAGTACCTTTGTATATCCCAAAATGAATCATGTCTTCGTACTATATCCGATACCTGAAGCCAAAGATGCTCAGCGCAAAATCATTGATATCATTAGACGTCAAGGATGA
- a CDS encoding phosphotransferase, translating into MYTQPKALRSVLDGRYLEFVMSEQYDIGNWQECVYWLRGLNDTYRVKTSKGLYILRVYRTEIKEEEVQYELSVISQLKEKLNSSGHADVGEYIAKKDHSTYTVLDAPEGTRIAVMFRYIDGVENNLEDEASCYVFGQSAAQLHEALDLVIVDQPRYELDTSFLIDQPLERIIRYIGETHEATAFLQTFASVLKERINIASQHGLDTGLCHGDMHGNNNAFQQGQVFTHYDFEWVAKGWRAYDLAQVKARKRQSGEKKDVLWQALLSGYRSIRNFSSEDEQAVDLFIMVRRFWIMGLDVAFIDNDMGALDYGEDWLNDFVEEFRGMGIVG; encoded by the coding sequence ATGTATACCCAACCGAAAGCTTTGCGATCTGTACTAGATGGTAGGTATCTAGAATTCGTTATGAGTGAGCAGTATGACATCGGAAATTGGCAAGAATGCGTGTACTGGCTAAGAGGTCTAAATGATACGTACCGCGTAAAGACGTCAAAAGGACTGTATATTCTTCGTGTGTACCGCACTGAAATTAAGGAAGAAGAGGTGCAGTATGAACTATCCGTGATCTCTCAATTAAAAGAGAAGCTGAACTCTTCCGGCCATGCAGATGTCGGAGAGTATATTGCGAAGAAAGATCATAGTACATATACCGTTCTTGATGCCCCGGAAGGTACACGGATTGCCGTGATGTTCCGCTATATTGATGGAGTAGAGAACAATCTTGAGGATGAGGCATCCTGTTATGTATTTGGTCAATCTGCGGCACAGCTGCATGAGGCGCTGGATCTCGTCATTGTTGATCAGCCGCGTTATGAATTGGATACATCGTTTCTTATTGATCAACCACTAGAGCGGATTATCCGTTATATTGGTGAAACACATGAAGCGACTGCCTTCCTCCAGACGTTCGCGAGTGTGTTGAAAGAACGCATTAACATTGCGTCCCAACATGGATTGGATACCGGCTTATGCCATGGAGACATGCATGGAAATAATAATGCGTTTCAGCAGGGGCAGGTATTTACCCATTATGATTTTGAGTGGGTGGCTAAGGGGTGGCGTGCTTATGATCTGGCTCAGGTGAAGGCGCGCAAGCGGCAATCGGGAGAGAAGAAAGATGTGTTATGGCAGGCGCTTCTGTCCGGCTATCGTTCTATTCGGAACTTTTCTTCCGAGGACGAACAGGCCGTTGATCTCTTTATTATGGTTCGACGCTTCTGGATCATGGGTCTGGACGTGGCCTTTATTGATAATGATATGGGTGCACTGGATTATGGCGAGGATTGGCTAAATGATTTTGTAGAGGAGTTCCGGGGTATGGGAATTGTGGGGTAA